The following coding sequences lie in one Leishmania panamensis strain MHOM/PA/94/PSC-1 chromosome 19 sequence genomic window:
- a CDS encoding phenylalanyl-tRNA synthetase, putative (TriTrypDB/GeneDB-style sysID: LpmP.19.0900) — protein MPTLAVAKEYICRLIGKSYTDEEFNDLCFRFGLELDDITSEKEMFLREQGKSAKTNAAPTEAVAHLSEEKLYKIDTPANRHDLLTAEGMACALKVFMGTMPLPNYRVLNRSNPLYRMTVEKSVKNVRDYVVCAVLHNIRFNERSYNSFIDYQEKLHAGLARRRTLASVGTHDLDKVNTRDFIYSCRPRETIRFVPLRQTKELNCADKGLMQYYADDRHIGKYVPLISSFPTYPVVYDGTGENVLSLPPIINSHYSAISVDTANIFIECTASDHYKAQVLVNQLVCAFSAYCDEPFTVEAVKVNYEEPAPDGTTSLVTPTMETKEMTMNVARLNSIIGIEMKNGAECAELLRKMMYTIKEATKHEVTVTVPPMRTDVIGVADVMEDVAIAYGYDNISYVECKTRGLVTQTPVSKVAQLLRTEMACAGYTELLTLSLCSHADAFENLNRVDNDVAAHIANPQTTEFQVCRPSLLPGILKTLATNKSKALPQRFFECADVVLLENERNFPPVLEVETDYESCGARNQSHLAAVHCNSSSSGFESIHGLAELALLKLGVPSKAEVAEDYNGDYYTLEKGEDGAFFPGRAMDIILHRANQTVRIGHLGVIHPNTLKAYDIPNPCSYMEINIQFLCVPL, from the coding sequence ATGCCAACGTTGGCTGTGGCGAAGGAGTACATTTGCCGTCTGATCGGCAAGTCCTACACGGACGAGGAGTTCAATGACCTCTGTTTCAGGTTCGGGCTGGAGCTCGATGATATCACTAGCGAGAAAGAAATGTTCTTGCGGGAGCAGGGCAAGAGCGCGAAGACGAATGCGGCTCCCACGGAGGCTGTGGCACACCTCTCAGAGGAGAAGCTCTACAAGATCGACACCCCGGCAAACCGCCACGACCTCCTCACGGCGGAGGGCATGGCCTGTGCCCTGAAGGTGTTCATGGGGACAATGCCGCTCCCCAACTACCGCGTCCTCAATCGCTCCAACCCGCTCTACCGCATGACGGTGGAGAAAAGCGTAAAGAACGTGCGCGACTACGTTGTGTGTGCTGTCCTGCACAACATCCGCTTCAACGAACGCAGCTACAACAGCTTCATTGACTACCAGGAAAAGCTTCACGCCGGGCTggcccgccgccgcacgcTGGCCTCGGTCGGCACCCACGACCTAGACAAGGTGAACACGAGGGACTTTATCTACTCCTGCCGTCCACGCGAGACAATCCGGTTTGTTCCGCTGCGCCAGACGAAGGAGCTGAATTGTGCCGACAAGGGCCTCATGCAGTACTACGCCGACGACCGACACATTGGCAAGTACGTACCGCTAATCTCCTCCTTTCCGACCTACCCCGTTGTGTACGACGGTACAGGGGAGAATGTCCTCTCGTTGCCGCCAATCATCAACTCGCACTACTCGGCCATCTCCGTGGACACCGCGAACATCTTCATTGAATGTACCGCCTCCGACCACTACAAGGCTCAGGTTCTGGTGAATCagcttgtgtgtgccttctCAGCCTACTGCGACGAGCCCTtcacggtggaggcggtgaaggtgAACTACGAGGAGCCGGCGCCGGACGGGACGACGTCGCTCGTTACGCCAACGATGGAAACGAAGGAGATGACGATGAACGTCGCGCGCCTCAACTCGATCATCGGCATTGAAATGAAGAATGGTGCTGAGTgtgcggagctgctgagGAAGATGATGTACACAATCAAGGAGGCGACAAAGCATGAAGTGACGGTGACGGTGCCACCGATGCGCACGGATGTCATTGGCGTCGCGGACGTGATGGAAGATGTCGCCATCGCGTACGGCTACGACAACATTTCCTACGTCGAGTGCAAGACCCGTGGCCTCGTGACGCAGACTCCAGTGAgcaaggtggcgcagcttctgcgcACCGAGATGGCCTGCGCAGGCTACACGGAGCTGCTGACACTGTCGCTCTGCTCGCACGCCGATGCGTTTGAGAACCTCAACCGCGTGGACAACGACGTCGCGGCACATATCGCCAACCCGCAGACGACTGAGTTCCAGGTGTGCCGCCCATCGCTGCTCCCCGGTATTCTGAAAACCCTCGCCACAAACAAGTCAAaggcgctgccacagcgctTCTTCGAGTGCGCGGACGTCGTCCTGCTGGAGAATGAGCGCAACTTTCCACCAGTGCTCGAGGTGGAGACGGACTACGAGTCCTGCGGTGCCCGAAACCAGAGCCACCTCGCCGCCGTGCACTGCAACAGTAGCTCTAGCGGATTCGAGAGCATACATGGCCTCGCTGAGCTCGCCCTGCTGAAGCTCGGCGTCCCATCGAAAGCGGAAGTTGCAGAGGACTACAACGGCGACTACTACACACTAGAGAAGGGCGAAGACGGCGCCTTCTTTCCTGGTCGCGCTATGGACATCATTCTGCACCGCGCTAACCAGACGGTGCGCATCGGGCACCTCGGCGTTATCCACCCGAACACGCTCAAGGCGTATGACATTCCGAACCCGTGCTCCTACATGGAGATCAACATCCAGTTcctctgtgtgcctctctaA
- a CDS encoding hypothetical protein (TriTrypDB/GeneDB-style sysID: LpmP.19.0910), whose protein sequence is MMDARKSQRKSKRVNPKSTMASIIAAHRAGAQKATGELDKDDPYAPPLIFLLRTDDTKRQAARRQEQLDAQLDALGAFGEFRVCVLDNLQSRHWTRYIDSATAPQRPAPDPAESPSSGGALGTVSMAAAAVRGATDPVVVPASGAVAAPPRISAGGAAEGATEASKVADDVGGKDEEEWEEVEVVVEEDEEDVEQGDSGSSGTYSAADGNGLNSVRPWKTAADVGNAAALPMPTKAALTEAPVEQKNPAMPSTAKRSVNTVWAHVKSKTQAAGSAASATGRVTTAEVSLGAHDNVGEEGAVDLDDDDAAVSAAASVGPNHVWKTVKEQQSLPDNPDKVDDVNIPDALRWSASEKNDGGRVFLATAHESAPAESAAKAAPLRRPTDAEVLASLEELEEFDIDGHLGENTNASTPMGTTVPAPAADTPEVGSISARKAAESPAEEHVVTVAVSVDGSTAAAEEVELKGAEETEGKGCARLYSSSLETPVTPSRSLTEEEEEDEAVCVVGAADVGPTSATSNGDSVTTKAREKDSGEEVVATTAAEDNTSSAALTVAAPPPHMPPLKPSITMPVYPQVPSRLYYGAKTVYLSDRAYIELPATANVLVIDHLEWDDAHLNAIDAALEKVDPVAGHVLLYLDAYAPQREHVMGDMNAYRRSLLPFIFVFRTGLSTEAAMGVQRRLTNALHVRPALNNTAQQALLAGQNDRTTVCVLSAAESERGGENPMLAPEPRRATPASPKPLSVEQAPARMATAAKVAVEPRRAVNAPIHESSTAVAASVSGLPRTSPAVVEGKTGRVRNGNTADDAVQRLWDLLNSVSFSASSAQEPSEAATAAPRLQVEAQRSHHGGRSGDSETVADVPVPQHTPMPDASSVRGSADQAGRAYICPVEIATTRITSTSDTGEANKAHVADNTVAADATPSRPPRLAYAPSLLSPEVATPLFNASTATDKAGGTGSAHREFPATTLPAELAEVHGNAAMIKRGLFNFGAIAFGKDNGYYAAAVTRRRQASGLRWGRTDADDEIDDNHNAADAVDGAVTSSALGNVSDLGLYPVSERAARSNSGSNGGSAFTDEEIAKIEEEIILAQLRKMEKKEQRSEARRAMRAKASEAKAHVSYKSAASPSSSSPPVSSVCSTTKRSRAWKQQWHRSRSAPDSSKVAATVREQEHAEDRLLEDFVSSLLVNNSRSNVSKAKRGKGSISPTLSPVVVRSARRTLATAASSARKGSKH, encoded by the coding sequence ATGATGGATGCTCGCAAGAGCCAGCGCAAGTCGAAGCGGGTGAACCCCAAGTCCACCATGGCGTCTATCATAGCCGCGCACCGCGCCGGGGCGCAGAAGGCGACGGGGGAGCTCGACAAGGACGACCCCTACGCCCCACCCCTGATCTTTCTCCTCAGGACGGATGATACGAAGAGGCAAGCAGCTCGgcggcaggagcagctggacgCCCAGCTCGACGCTCTCGGCGCCTTCGGCGAAttccgtgtgtgtgtgcttgacAACCTCCAGTCCCGCCACTGGACGCGCTACATAGACTCGGCAACTGCGCCACAGAGGCCCGCACCTGACCCCGCTGAGAGCCCCTCCTCGGGTGGGGCACTGGGTACCGTGTCtatggcagcggcggcggtccgAGGAGCTACTGACCCCGTGGTCGTGCCCGCCagtggcgctgtcgctgcgcctcctcgtaTATCGGccggaggagcagcggaggGCGCCACAGAAGCCTCCAAAGTGGCTGACGACGTGGGGGGTAAGGACGAAGAAGAatgggaagaggtggaggtggtagtcgaggaggatgaggaagacGTCGAACAGGGCGACAGCGGTAGCAGTGGAACAtacagcgctgctgacggtAATGGTCTCAACTCCGTCCGCCCTTGGAAAACAGCCGCCGACGTAGGtaacgcggcggcgctgcccatGCCAACCAAAGCAGCACTCACCGAAGCGCCGGTGGAGCAGAAAAATCCTGCAATGCCAtcgacagcgaagaggagcgtCAACACAGTTTGGGCTCACGTGAAGAGCAAAACCCAGGCTGCTGGCAGCGCGGCCAGTGCTACAGGTCGGGTAACCACTGCAGAGGTCTCGCTGGGAGCGCACGACAACGTgggcgaagaaggcgcagtGGATttggacgacgacgacgctgctgtcagtgcagcagcgtcggttGGGCCAAATCATGTTTGGAAGACTGTGAAGGAGCAGCAAAGTCTGCCCGACAACCCAGACAAAGTGGATGACGTCAACATCCCTGACGCACTACGATGGAGCGCCTCTGAGAAGAACGACGGTGGTAGAGTATTCCTCGCCACAGCTCACGAATCTGCACCAGCGGAATCAGCTGCTAAAGCAGCTCCACTGAGGCGCCCTACAGACGCAGAGGTTCTCGCCTCTCTAGAAGAGTTGGAAGAGTTCGACATCGACGGCCACTTAGGTGAAAACACGAATGCAAGTACGCCGATGGGAACGACTGTACCGGCACCGGCTGCTGACACACCCGAAGTTGGGAGCATCTCAGCAAGAAAAGCCGCCGAGTCACCAGCAGAAGAACATGTTGTGACTGTAGCCGTGTCCGTCGATGGCAgtacagcggcagctgaggaAGTGGAACTGAAGGGGGCTGAGGAGACAGAAGGGAAAGGGTGCGCCAGACTCTATTCCAGTAGCCTGGAGACACCAGTCACCCCGTCCAGATCcctcacggaggaggaggaggaggatgaagcAGTATGTGTAGTAGGAGCAGCAGACGTTGGACCGACCTCGGCTACCTCCAACGGCGACAGTGTGACCACtaaagcgagggagaaggactCAGGTGAAGAGGTAGTAGCGACCACAGCTGCCGAAGACAATACGAGCTCAGCGGCTCTcactgtcgctgcgcctccgccccACATGCCACCGCTGAAGCCGTCGATTACCATGCCAGTGTACCCACAAGTACCATCACGGCTGTACTACGGGGCGAAGACGGTGTACCTCTCCGACCGCGCCTACATTGAGTTGCCTGCTACTGCAAACGTGCTCGTGATTGACCACCTCGAGTGGGACGATGCCCACCTGAACGCGATtgatgcagcgctggagaaggTTGACCCAGTCGCCGGGCACGTGCTGCTCTACCTTGATGCCTACGCGCCGCAGAGAGAGCACGTGATGGGGGATATGAACGCGTACCGCCGCTCCCTCCTGCCCTTTATTTTCGTCTTCCGCACCGGGCTCTCCACGGAAGCCGCGATGGGGGTGCAACGTCGCCTCACCAACGCACTGCATGTGCGCCCTGCGCTGAACAACACCGCGCAGCAGGCCTTGTTGGCTGGACAAAACGATCGCACGACCGTTTGTGTGCTCAGCGCcgcggagagcgagagaggtggcGAGAACCCGATGCTGGCACCGGAGCCACGTAGGGCGACTCCAGCATCACCGAAGCCTTTGTCCGTGGAACAAGCTCCGGCACGTATggccacggcagcgaaggTTGCAGTAGAACCCCGGCGCGCAGTCAATGCGCCGATCCAcgagagcagcactgccgtggcggcgtcggTGTCAGGCTTACCTCGCACATctccagcggtggtggaaggAAAGACAGGGCGTGTGCGTAATGGCAACACTGCAGATGATGCCGTACAGCGCCTGTGGGACCTCCTGAACAGCGTCTCtttcagcgcctcctctgcgcaAGAGCCGTCggaggcagcaacagcagcaccgcgtttGCAAGTGGAGGCTCAGCGAAGCCACCATGGCGGCCGTAGTGGAGATAGTGAGACGGTGGCGGATGTGCCCGTGCCCCAGCACACCCCCATGCCAGACGCTTCTTCTGTGCGAGGGAGCGCTGATCAGGCAGGACGCGCGTATATCTGCCCTGTAGAGATAGCAACTACAAGAATAACTAGCACCAGTGACACAGGAGAAGCCAACAAGGCGCACGTTGCTGACAACACTGTCGCAGCCGACGCTACACCCTCACGTCCACCTCGACTCGCGTATGCACCAAGTCTTCTGAGCCCTGAAGTAGCTACCCCGCTCTTCAACGCAAGCACGGCAACAGATAAAGCTGGTGGCACAGGCTCTGCGCACCGCGAGTTTccggcgacgacgctgccggCCGAGTTGGCCGAAGTACACGGAAACGCCGCCATGATCAAGCGCGGCCTCTTCAACTTTGGCGCCATCGCTTTTGGCAAAGACAACGGCTACtacgcagcggcggtgacgcgaCGTCGACAAGCCTCTGGTTTACGATGGGGCAGGACGGACGCCGACGACGAAATCGACGACAATCACAATGCGGCGGACGCGGTAGACGGCGCAGTGACGAGCTCAGCTCTCGGCAATGTCAGTGACTTGGGCCTTTACCCCGTAAGCGAGCGTGCAGCGCGCAGCAACAGTGGAAGCAACGGCGGTAGTGCGTTCACTGATGAAGAGATCGCCAAGATCGAAGAGGAGATCATACTCGCACAGCTTAGGAAAATggagaaaaaggagcagcgcagcgaggcgcgcaGGGCGATGCGGGCGAAGGCCAGTGAAGCCAAGGCACACGTTTCCTACAAgtctgcagcatcgccatcgtcatcgtcgcctCCTGTCTCGTCCGTGTGCTCCACTACCAAGCGCTCGCGCGCAtggaagcagcagtggcaccgcagtcgcagcgCGCCCGACTCTTCTAAAGTAGCCGCCACAGTGCGGGAGCAGGAGCACGCCGAGGACAGGCTTCTGGAGGACTTCGTCAGTAGCCTGCTTGTCaacaacagccgcagcaacgtGTCCaaggcaaaaagggggaaggggtccATTTCGCCCACACTATCTCCAGTAGTGGTGCGCTCCGCCCGCCGCACGCTAGCCACAGCGGCATCTTCGGCCCGAAAAGGAAGTAAGCATTAA
- a CDS encoding hypothetical protein (TriTrypDB/GeneDB-style sysID: LpmP.19.0890), whose product MYRAHSKDINRNKSFHPLTYRNLRRVELLKEDAELSKETAAERQKELQRDQEERRYDELMLANPVDSLSGELARYRQTRNIFAAEYEADAKAAKALSVASPQSPQASEPGVQLETSTGASFPLNGFLNKFKKEEAYGPAWVMKTEIRDDTDAAASAVVPAEAETPMRKRQRDGANGNCPSNAHDGSGEGEGATQRKENGSGRAPATGFVTSAEAAQLRKELNLAQKRRHDPLMRVKQYQNSCVAAAARQQHHEQETRAEAKQGNDKDKLQSRIRELLALKKRKVE is encoded by the coding sequence ATGTACCGCGCACACAGCAAGGATATCAATCGGAACAAGAGCTTCCACCCCCTGACGTACCGCAACCTACGTCGTGTTGAGCTCCTCAAGGAAGACGCCGAGCTCAGTAAAGAGacagcggcggagcggcagaaggagctgcagcgcgatcAGGAAGAACGCCGCTACGATGAGCTGATGCTGGCAAACCCGGTGGACTCGCTCAGCGGCGAGCTGGCCCGCTACCGGCAGACCCGCAACATCTTCGCCGCAGAGTACGAGGCAGACGCCAAAGCAGCCAAGGCTTTGTCTGTAGCGTCACCACAGTCGCCACAAGCCAGCGAGCCGGGAGTGCAGCTAGAGACGTCCACCGGCGCGTCGTTCCCCCTAAATGGCTTCCTCAATAAGTtcaagaaagaggaggcctACGGGCCGGCGTGGGTGATGAAAACAGAAATACGAGATGacaccgacgctgctgctagCGCAGTCGTCCCCGCAGAGGCGGAGACGCCCATGAGGAAGCGGCAACGAGATGGCGCAAACGGCAACTGCCCCTCTAACGCCcacgatggcagcggcgagggtGAAGGTGCGAcgcaaaggaaagaaaatgGGAGTGGGCGTGCACCCGCTACCGGCTTCGTTACCAGCGCGgaggcggcacagctgcgaAAGGAGCTCAACCTCGCACAGAAGCGCCGGCACGACCCCCTCATGCGAGTAAAGCAGTACCAGAacagctgcgtcgccgctgccgccaggcagcagcaccacgagCAAGAGACCCGTGCAGAAGCAAAGCAGGGCAACGATAAGGACAAGCTGCAGAGCCGCATCCGCGAGCTGCTGGCCCTcaagaagagaaaagtaGAATGA
- a CDS encoding tRNA pseudouridine synthase A-like protein (TriTrypDB/GeneDB-style sysID: LpmP.19.0880) — protein sequence MFAESARHLQWKEEHHQQPHTSPEYTEETASARLVRSPYSTVKANQREYALDEDENGNAASGTADTTLPTPLVATTDADVLEQELLDDNFLYYPPLTAISEASATEALHTHSCGEPARYVPGQQIIPPGLTRYRVDVQYQGSDFDGWYKSVQRTNKKRDAAPAGNTTVGVADYGAGSHHFARVVLEEALAVALDVPMVGVVAAVIPETGVSVRRLTCHVDVPSEVELQPRTILQRSTLWLHQRRQPLAILSCHPCHNQDFHARHSGVRRVYCYRILNRIAPPLFDAGLQWHVDRYLDVPRMQRMARLMEGTHDYGFFADTKMANALRRAAASSTGSSRGGPVVSSAHSVEHEPLTSHGLARGEAPAAPKVTIERGLSQLERAAALPTFNEYGQRVVTYQAKPHEYYKARTNLPTVRTVDKIEVVRQEDEVLIWFVGQSFLRHQIRNMVGVLKAGGHGLWDDQELQHALQSGFEVSRKKFKRERLPPAPVHGLTLWDVEYPAQHRSDFVPYVDAGPYEPIDISTQH from the coding sequence ATGTTCGCTGAGAGCGCACGGCACTTACAATGGAAAGAGGAGCACCATCAACAGCCACACACAAGCCCCGAGTACACGGAGGAAACGGCGTCTGCGCGGCTGGTCCGCTCTCCCTACAGCACTGTTAAAGCCAATCAACGTGAGTACGCCCTCGATGAGGACGAAAATGGCAATGCCGCGTCGGGCACGGCTGATACAACGTTGCCAACCCCGTTGGTGGCCACCACAGATGCGGATGTGTTGGAGCAGGAATTGCTAGACGATAACTTCCTGTACTACCCACCGTTGACAGCCATCAGTGAAGCGAGTGCgaccgaggcgctgcacacTCACTCGTGTGGTGAACCGGCGAGATACGTTCCTGGTCAGCAGATCATTCCGCCCGGCTTGACGCGCTACCGGGTCGATGTGCAGTACCAAGGCAGTGACTTTGACGGGTGGTACAAATCTGTGCAGCGGACAAATAAAAAGAGGGATGCTGCACCAGCTGGCAACACCACTGTTGGCGTGGCAGACTACGGCGCCGGCTCTCACCACTTCGCCAGGGttgtgctggaggaggcgctggctgTCGCGCTGGACGTGCCGATGGTGGGCGTCGTCGCGGCCGTCATTCCAGAAACAGGCGTGTCGGTGCGCCGCCTGACGTGCCATGTGGACGTGCCCAGCGAGGTCGAGCTGCAACCACGCACCATCCTGCAGCGCTCCACCCTGTGGCTGCACCAGCGTCGGCAGCCGCTCGCCATCCTGAGTTGTCACCCATGCCATAACCAAGATTTTCATGCCCGGCACAGCGGGGTGCGGCGGGTGTACTGCTACCGCATTCTGAACCGAATCGCACCTCCCCTGTTTGATGCGGGGTTGCAGTGGCACGTCGACCGCTACCTCGACGTGCCACGCATGCAGCGCATGGCACGTCTCATGGAAGGAACGCACGACTACGGCTTCTTCGCCGACACAAAGATGGCCAACGCATtgcggcgcgccgctgcctcttccaCTGGAAGCAGTCGAGGAGGACCTGTGGTGTCCTCGGCACACAGCGTGGAGCATGAGCCACTAACTAGCCACGGCCTGGCGCGCGGCgaggcgccagcagcgccaaagGTGACTATTGAGCGCGGTCTTTCTCAGCTCGAGCGGGCTGCGGCCTTGCCGACCTTCAATGAGTACGGTCAGCGCGTCGTCACCTATCAAGCGAAGCCACATGAGTACTACAAGGCCCGCACAAACCTCCCGACCGTTCGCACAGTGGATAAGatcgaggtggtgcggcaggAAGACGAAGTCCTTATCTGGTTCGTCGGCCAGTCCTTCCTGCGCCATCAAATCCGCAACATGGTGGGCGTGCTGAAGGCTGGGGGTCATGGCCTCTGGGATGATCAGGAGCTCCAGCACGCCCTTCAGAGCGGCTTCGAGGTATCGCGCAAGAAGTTCAAACGCGAGCGTTTGCCGCCGGCTCCCGTACATGGCCTCACGCTGTGGGATGTCGAGTATCCGGCGCAGCACAGGTCAGACTTTGTGCCCTACGTAGATGCGGGACCTTACGAGCCCATTGACATTTCCACGCAGCACTAA
- a CDS encoding hypothetical protein (TriTrypDB/GeneDB-style sysID: LpmP.19.0870): MTSVVVVSASYDKQIRLWDATSGRTVKSFVFQDSQINSLFLLPDTGYLAVAGFGALRLYDLGSFLHSGGGSGAGAGSGASPGGSSSSTSQAPPIYSSFESQSSMNFTSLAAVPLVHNGNNDEQSSSLSGSIHQLAESASSIIMNDRLLNTVVMTDTELREAAFLLIATSEDGHIRFFNTQSAVTLRILKDIATGAAITCSAVSPDRRYLLTGNQMGQVSMWHLPSIVASIALDMKSHAHHKATAPNKASECSPDTPAGERSAKAAKMTTAEEERAKAFGRTPLQDINFANDYSAIRSIAIEPLGRWAAVATNAGKVHFIRLARDVSVRGSKAVTASGRRMTKGLTTGADTSKDLQLTLQERHEQRVMSPSGSLQTSPQRTYGQIAAAENTSGVTPLRLALTGGIGSHGESGVASSNYHGPRETIYRSALVVNELSSNANRSSDAGGDSISGGGEPEHKHSCASCGASHPNSMGAVLLDHVEKQKNSLNSRSNCPGGCTPTAHAAHHEQLAQHSAVEKLVEQLEMEVFNTIQAHYKYILRVLISPNAELLVTCSADYSVGRFLVPEALRLSSSAAPTGTKSSAPAAANAAAQPASTRPSGIGNDGEDEAESNKIDEAEVCNDTLIPSSASTQALAPTTGSHVRSGSDQPAQVQQSQLGSTTDSKTSNGSPNENATVATDSGGNNSNTAAPDATVSGSTTHSLEGTPIRGLNDGVVDESLQPHMEFQPLKPLSGHSRWVWDGVFSDCSNFLFTASSDNTLRMWNGLMTERPQSVSFVGHTKPAVAVLLCYDKRRLNSV, encoded by the coding sequence ATGACCTCGGTTGTCGTTGTGTCCGCATCCTATGACAAGCAGATACGACTCTGGGATGCTACCTCGGGCCGTACCGTCAAGAGCTTTGTCTTCCAGGACTCCCAGATCAACAGCCTTTTTTTGCTGCCTGATACGGGCTATCTAGCCGTGGCAGGCTTCGGGGCTCTGCGCCTGTATGACCTTGGCAGCTTCCtgcacagcggtggtggcagcggcgcggggGCTGGCAGTGGTGCAAGCcctggtggcagcagcagcagcacgagccAGGCCCCGCCAATCTACTCCTCGTTCGAGAGTCAGAGTTCGATGAACTTTACGAGTCTAGCGGCAGTACCACTAGTGCACAACGGCAACAACGAtgagcagagcagcagcctctcTGGCTCGATACATCAACTGGCTGAATCGGCATCATCGATTATTATGAACGATCGGCTTCTCAATACCGTTGTCATGACTGACACAGAGCTTCGCGAggccgccttcctcctcatcgcgACGAGCGAGGATGGGCACATCCGCTTCTTCAACACCCAATCCgcggtgacgctgcgcaTCCTAAAGGACATTGCAACGGGAGCTGCTATCACCTGCAGTGCCGTGTCCCCAGACCGTCGTTATCTGTTGACGGGGAATCAGATGGGCCAGGTATCCATGTGGCACCTCCCCTCCATCGTCGCCAGCATCGCGCTGGACATGAAGAGCCACGCTCACCACAAAGCTACTGCGCCGAACAAGGCGTCGGAGTGCAGTCCAGACACCCCGGCGGGCGAAAGAAGCGCCAAGGCTGCAAAGATGaccacagcagaggaagagcgcgCAAAGGCTTTTGGCcgcacgccgctgcaggacaTCAACTTCGCCAACGACTATAGCGCCATCCGCAGTATTGCCATAGAGCCGCTTGGCAGGTGGGCGGCCGTGGCTACCAACGCTGGCAAGGTGCATTTCATCCGACTCGCCCGTGATGTTTCGGTGCGCGGGAGCAAGGCGGTCACGGCGTCTGGTCGAAGGATGACGAAGGGACTGACCACCGGCGCCGACACCAGCAAAGACCTGCAGCTCACCCTACAAGAGAGGCACGAGCAGCGCGTCATGAGCCCATCTGGCTCCCTGCAGACATCGCCCCAAAGGACTTATGGGCAAATCGCAGCTGCCGAAAACACCTCTGGTGTGACACCGTTGCGGCTGGCACTGACAGGGGGCATTGGTTCCCACGGCGAGAGCGGGGTGGCCAGCAGCAACTACCACGGCCCACGTGAGACCATCTACCGCTCGGCTTTGGTGGTAAATGAACTCAGCTCAAACGCGAATCGCTCCTCGGACGCGGGTGGGGATAGcatcagcggtggcggtgagccGGAGCATAAACACAGCTGTGCCAGCTGCGGTGCCTCGCACCCCAACAGCATGGGCGCTGTTCTCCTGGACCACGtcgagaagcagaagaatTCCCtcaacagccgcagcaaTTGCCCTGGGGGATGCACCCCTACTGCGCATGCCGCCCACCACGAGCAGCTAGCGCAACACTCTGCCGTGGAGAAGCTCGTCGAGCAGCTCGAGATGGAGGTGTTTAACACGATTCAGGCGCACTACAAGTACATCCTGCGCGTCCTCATCTCTCCCAatgcggagctgctcgtgACGTGCAGTGCCGACTACTCGGTCGGTCGGTTCTTGGTGCCGGAAGCCCTGCGACTGTCGTCTTCAGCGGCGCCCACTGGCACGAAATCTtctgcaccggcagcagcgaacgCGGCCGCGCAGCCTGCCTCGACGCGTCCGAGTGGCATTGGAAACGACGGCGAAGATGAGGCGGAGAGCAACAAAATTGACGAGGCTGAAGTGTGCAACGACACATTGATTCCCTCTTCTGCGTCCACGCAGGCTCTGGCGCCGACCACAGGCTCGCACGTtaggagcggcagcgaccAGCCGGCTCAGGTGCAGCAGTCTCAGCTGGGCAGCACGACAGACTCGAAGACGAGCAATGGCTCCCCAAATGAGAACGCCACGGTCGCCACTGACTCTGGtggcaacaacagcaacaccgccgcccccgaCGCGACCGTTTCTGGTTCCACTACCCACTCCTTAGAAGGCACCCCCATCCGAGGTCTCAATGACGGCGTTGTCGAtgagtcgctgcagccacaCATGGAGTTTCAGCCGCTCAAGCCGCTCTCTGGGCATAGCCGGTGGGTCTGGGACGGCGTCTTCAGTGACTGCAGCAACTTTCTCTTCACAGCTAGCAGCGACAACACGCTGCGCATGTGGAACGGACTCATGACGGAGCGTCCGCAGTCTGTCAGCTTTGTCGGGCACACCAAGCccgctgtggcggtgctgctgtgctacGACAAGCGGCGTCTGAACAGTGTATAG